A stretch of DNA from Lawsonibacter asaccharolyticus:
GTTCACAGTCGTCTCCACCTCATCCGCCGTGATCATCATTTTCAGCGCATAGCTGTAGGAGCGCTGTGCCTCGATCACCTTTCCGATCTCAGTGGCCAGATCCGTGTTGGATGTCTCTAAAAATCCCTGCCGGACTGCTGAACTGCCCATCCAAACATTTCCGCTTTTTTCCGTTGCCAGGAAGCGCCCTCCGTCCAGGTGCTGCAGTCCATCCTGGTATTGCACGATAAACACGCCCACAGGCTGCTCTTCCTCAAAATTTTCCATCTGGATTGGGTAGCCGCTGGAGTTCAGGACCTGGCGCCCCGCACCGTCCGTCAGATAGTAGACTTCGTGCCATTCTCCCTCCTCATCCTGCTCCTGAAAGCCTGCGGCCGCAAAGGAGCCGTCCCGGGTGAACGATATCTCGTTTTTGGATGGGTCGAAGAGGGCAAAAAAGCCGTCTCCCGCAATGGCGTAGTCCTGTTTCCTTCCAGTCTCCTCAACAGGTGCCTGACTGAAGTCTGTCGCGGTGGATACCATGCGCGTCCCGCTCCCCTTCGGAAGCTGATCCCCTCCGATCCCATTGACCATGCCGTACATCAGCGCCTGAAAGGCTGGCTTTTCTGCCTTGAACCCGCAGGTATTGACATTGGCGATATTGTTTGCCTGCACGTTCATCTTCTGCATCTGCTGCTGTGCGCCCACCGCAGCGCTGTAAAATGCCTGAATCATAAGCTCTCCCCCTCTCCGTTTACATCCGCGCCAGCTCATTGGCCGCCTTCGTCAGCAGGCCGTCGTAGAGTTTGAGTACTTGGGCCGCGCTCTGTAGCGCCCGCTCCGCAGTCATCATGGTACTCATCTCCCGGATCATATCCACGTTGGAGCTCTCGACCCACCGCCACTGAATGGACGGCTGTACTGGCTCAGCTGCCTGACCGCCGGCCCCGAACAGCCCGCTCTCATTCTTAGTCAGCTGTCCATTATCCGCAAAGGCGAATACGCCGATCTGTCCCAGGTATGCATCTCCATCTTCGGTATAGATCCGGCCGAACTCATCGGCCCGGATATCATCCGTTGTCAGTTGGAGAGGCTGTCCGTCCGGTCCCAGCACCCTGCCATGGGCCGGAAGGGAGAGATAGCCCTCCTGATCCAGCGCAAAGCTCCCTCCCCGGGTATATTCTGTGCCGTTCTCCGTCTGAATGGCAAAAAAACCCTCTCCCTGGATCGCAAAATCCAGATTGAGCCCCGTCTCCTCCGGAGTCCCCTGGGCAAAGTTTATGTAAAGCTGACTGGGTGCCAGGATATAGCTCTCTTCTCCAATTTCCTGTGCACCGCTTTTGTTCTTGTTGCCTATGCGGCTGATCAGCACTTCCTGAAAGGTGCTGTCCGTGTACTGTTCCGCCTTATAGCCTGGGGTGGTCAAATTTGTCATGTTATTGGAGACCACATCCAGCCTCCGGCTTTGGGAGAGCATGCCGGAGGTCAAATTGTAAAAGCCTTTTGTCATGTTACCGCTCCGCCTTTCCACTTACTGCGCTTCCATGTATTGCTTCATGTACTGCCTCAGATGCTCGATTGCCCGGCTGTGGATCTGTGATATCCTGGGGGCGCTCACATTCAGCACCTGTGCAATTTCCTTCATGCTCAGCTCCTTCTCATAATACAGGGAAAGGACCAGCTGCTCCTTCTCCCGCAGGGATGAGATCCCCTGCTTGAGCGTCTCATGCAGCTCCTGCTCCTCGCACAGCTCTTCGGGCGGGTTCCCGCTTTCCCCCGAGATCCTCTGCCGTGCTCCCCTGCCCTGGGTATCCAGCAGCGCCTCAAAGGAAAGCAGGCCGGACACCGCTGTCTCAGAGAGCATAGCCCCATATTCCTCTCTTGTCACGCCCAGATGGTCCGCCATTTCCGCGCTGCTGGGCGTGCGCCCCATCTGCATGGACAGCTCCTCTCTGGCCCGGTTCAGACGGATAGACTTCTGCCGCACTTGACGCGGCAGCCAGTCCTGGTGTCTGGCCAGGTCCACGATCATGCCCCGCAGGCGCTTGGAGACATAGGTCTCGAATTTCACGTCCTTTGAGGGGTCGAACTTGTCCACCGCGCTGAGCAGCACCAGGATCCCCTCTTCCACAATATCATCCAGCTGGGCAAAGCTGCTGTAGATCCCCCACACCTGGGCGGCAATGGCCCGCACCATGCCTGTCATGCGGAGTACCAGCTTCCATTTCAGTTCCTCATCTCCGCTTTCCCTGTACAGAAACAGCAGCTCTTGGTTGCTCATCTGCTCCACTGCTTCCTCTGAAAGCAATTCAGTCTGCTGGGCGGCAGTCTCAACTTTTTCTCTGCACTTTTCCATCCGTGTCGCCCCTTACCTATGAAGGCTGATTCTGCTGCTGAAGTGTAATGTTGCCGATCGCCTGGATCTGCACGCTGCTGGTTATCTCGTGGAAGGAGAGCACATAGACATCAGGATAAAACTGGGCGATCATTCGGCTGAGGTAGACCCGGATAATCTGGCTGGTCAGGACGATGGGTGTCTGGGACAGGTCGTTGAACTTCTTTCTCAACTCTCCCAGCTGCGCAATAATCTGCTGCATGATATCCGGGCTCAGGGCCAGATACACCCCGTGATCGTTTTTCGTCAGGGCAGCCAGCACTTTCTTTTCCACCTCAGCGTCCAACGTCACCACCCTCAGCTGTCCATTTTCACAGAAGCGCCGGGTAATCGTCCGGCTCAGCGCACTGCGCACCTGTTCCGTGATCATATCAATGTCACGGGTCCCGCCGCTGGCCTCCACCACTGCCTCCAGGATAGTTGCGAGATCTTTGATCGGGATGCCCTCCCGGAGCAGGCTTTTCAGGATCTTCTCCAGATTTGCATAAGAAACCACATTAGGAATGGCGTCCGCCACCAGCTCTGGCTCTGTCTGTTTCAAGTGCTCGACCAGCTGTATGGTCTCCGAACGATTCAACAGCTCGTAAGTATGCTTTTTGATGGTCTCAGACAGGTGGGTCAGCATCACCGT
This window harbors:
- a CDS encoding flagellar hook-basal body protein — encoded protein: MIQAFYSAAVGAQQQMQKMNVQANNIANVNTCGFKAEKPAFQALMYGMVNGIGGDQLPKGSGTRMVSTATDFSQAPVEETGRKQDYAIAGDGFFALFDPSKNEISFTRDGSFAAAGFQEQDEEGEWHEVYYLTDGAGRQVLNSSGYPIQMENFEEEQPVGVFIVQYQDGLQHLDGGRFLATEKSGNVWMGSSAVRQGFLETSNTDLATEIGKVIEAQRSYSYALKMMITADEVETTVNNLANG
- a CDS encoding flagellar hook-basal body protein; this translates as MTKGFYNLTSGMLSQSRRLDVVSNNMTNLTTPGYKAEQYTDSTFQEVLISRIGNKNKSGAQEIGEESYILAPSQLYINFAQGTPEETGLNLDFAIQGEGFFAIQTENGTEYTRGGSFALDQEGYLSLPAHGRVLGPDGQPLQLTTDDIRADEFGRIYTEDGDAYLGQIGVFAFADNGQLTKNESGLFGAGGQAAEPVQPSIQWRWVESSNVDMIREMSTMMTAERALQSAAQVLKLYDGLLTKAANELARM
- a CDS encoding RNA polymerase sigma factor, which translates into the protein MEKCREKVETAAQQTELLSEEAVEQMSNQELLFLYRESGDEELKWKLVLRMTGMVRAIAAQVWGIYSSFAQLDDIVEEGILVLLSAVDKFDPSKDVKFETYVSKRLRGMIVDLARHQDWLPRQVRQKSIRLNRAREELSMQMGRTPSSAEMADHLGVTREEYGAMLSETAVSGLLSFEALLDTQGRGARQRISGESGNPPEELCEEQELHETLKQGISSLREKEQLVLSLYYEKELSMKEIAQVLNVSAPRISQIHSRAIEHLRQYMKQYMEAQ